GCAGCCAGCCTGCCGCTGCTGATGTAAGCGCCGCTGATGCAAACGTCAACAATGCCCCAGAGCAGCAGGATTATGCCTCCCCGGCTTTCTCGATGGAAACCGCGCTGGACATGGACTCGAACCCGCAGGAGACTGCGCCCCACCAGACGCGGGCCGCCAGGTTGACGGCACGCACGGCCGATGCCGTCGCCACCGCTGGCAATGATCCCCTGCTGCACCTGAGTTTTGACCCGCCTGCCGGCAAGAGCCAGGGGCCGCGCCCGGCTGGCGCGCCAGCTATTGACCCGGCGCTGGATCTGCATTTTGACCCTATGGATGCGGCGCAGGCCCAACGCTAGAGCATTTAACACTTGAAATGCTCGCGTACGGCAGGCAAAAGCCCGCCTACTCGCATTTCGTGGCAAGGATTTTCAGAAAAATCCTTGCAGAGCATTTAACTCATTTCATTCGTAAACTGCTCTAACGCGACCCGGCTTTAGACTGGCCTAGGCCTCAGGGCCTGCAAGGCCGTAACGCCCTTTGGCCGCAGCCAGATACGCCCTGCGCGCGTCAGGGCAAACGCACTCTTCGGCCCAGTGCAGATAGAGCAGCTTGAGGCATTGTTCAAGCACGGCATCGCTCCTGGCAATCCGGCTGGCCACAAGCTCTTGGTGTCCGCAGGTCCACAGGTCGCAGATGTTGTCGGTAAAAGCCTGGGCCCTGTGGGCCGCGCGGTGACGCGCATTGACCTCGGCCAGCCCTGTGGCGCGAATGTGGGCCGCCACGTCGGGGTGTTCCAGCAAGAATTTTATGCGAAAAAGGGCGTCGCCCACATCGTTGGGCGCGTAGCCCACAAGGTGCTCGCCGTCCACAAAAAGCTGGGCAAAACCGTGTCCCACGCGGGGCGTCACAAGACAGCCGCCGCAACCGAGGGCCTCAAAGGTCCTGAAGTTCAGGTCGCCGCGCTCGCAATGGTTAAGCAGCACACGCCCCTGGGGGAAAAGCCGCCTGTAGCTCCCCGTTTCCACGTGCAGACCGGGGAGCTGACTGCCAAGCGCGCGTAAAAATTCTGAACGCAGGGGCGTGTTTTCCGAAACAGTGCCCACAAAAAGACAGTCCCATACGGACTGCACGTCGGGGTCGGGCTGATCCTGCGCCCAGGCGAAGGGCGGCGACCACCACACCCTGTCTTTAGCAAGAAATGGCCCGTGGAACCGGGGAATGTCATCACGCAGGGAAACCATACAGGCGTCAAAAGCCTGGGCATAGAAAGGCTGCCAGCTATGGATATGCGAATCCACACTGTAATAAACCGTCAGGCAGGGAAATTTTTCAACCCCGAGCACAAAGGGCGGGCGGCTGTTATCGCCCACAACCAGCACGTCGGGCACAAACCCCGCCAGACGCACAAGGTCCTCCCAGCCGAAGGCGCGATCGCCCCCAACATTGTGCAGGGCCACGTCCTGCCAGCCGCCAGCGTGCAATTCCACACCGAAAAAAGGGCTCCCCAGCCATAAAATACGCTGCATGGTTCTCCGGTAACTGTCAGAAAGTCTTTTGCATGTCATACAGTTGCCAATAAAGACAAGATACAATAGGTTAGAAACCTAGCCTCGACGCTTCGCCGCGTCAAGACGAGAGACTGCAACATGCTTCTGAATGCCCGCCGCCTACGCCTTTTCGCGCGCATCCTCCTGGCGCTCCTCCTCCTGCTGTCCGGCCTGACGGCGGGGGCCTTTTACCTGTTGCAGCGCAACCCCGAGGCCCTTGCCGGGCATTTTATCGAAGAACTTCGGGCCAGTACCGGGCTGTCCATCTCTGTGGACGCCGTCAGCGTGGCCCTTCTGCCCGTGCCGGCACTGGCCGTGAGCAACGCCACCGTCACAGGCGAAAACTGGCATTTTACCACAGCCTATGCCACGTTGCGCCCCGATTTTGCCGCGCTTCTTCAAGGGCGATTTGAACCTCGCAATGTCTCCCTCCTGCGCCCCCGCGTGGAAGGAACCGTGCCCGTGGCCCTCGGCCCCGGCATGGATCTGAAAGGCCTGCTCGCCTCTGGCAGCGGCGGGGCGGCGACATTGCCGGGACGCTGTCGCCTTGCGGTGCAGCAGGGCGAGCTGCGCATCCTGGGGGCCGACGGCTCAAGCCTCGTCATCGAGGGCGCGCAGTGCGACCTCGAAGCCAAACCGGGCGACAACATCCAGGGCACCCTCTCATGGGCCGCCGCCACGCTTGCGCCCGCTGACGGTCAACCCATGCGCCTGGACAGCCTGTATGTGGACGGCAAAACCAGCCTTGTCGATCCCCTGGGCAAAAGCCCGCGCATGGCGTGCAGCGGCGTATTGCGCCTCCCGGACTGGCTGCCCGAACTGAAATTTTCCTTCAACCTGACGCCCGATATCATCCCTGGCAAACAGGGCCTCACTTTTGCGGCCGACCTCGGCGGCTCCATCTCCAAGGATGGGGCGAGCATTCCCTTCAAGTTCGCGGGCGGCGCAGCATGGCGCAACGCCGACCCGCAAGCGGTCAGTCTGAACAAACTGCAACTGACCCTTGGGCCAGACAGTGTGAGCTTTGACGGCGCAGTGCAGCTTGAAGGCCCCATTGGCCCCGCCCTTGGAGGCAGCCTGCACCTGCACCGCGCAAGCCTCACGCGCTGGCTGGGTTTTGCCCGCAATCTGGCCCCCGGACTGCAACTGTCCCTGGACGAACTTTCTGAAGGACTGCTTGTTTTTGACATGGACGCGGCCGGGCTGCGCGTACCGCACATTGAAGTGACGGCGGCGGGCGCCCGGTTTACAGGATCGGGCGGCGTGGCCGACTGGCACAAGCCCGAAGTGGCCCTGGACATGACCACCGAGAACGTCAATCTTGGGCGCGCCATCCCCGAAGCCGTGGGCGACATGCCCGAAGAGCCCAAATTCGAGTACGGGCCGCTCACGCCCATGCCGGGCGGGCCCGTCATTCCAGGCGAAATCGGCGTGGATTACAACATCCGCCTGGCCGCCAAAAAAGTGGACTACGGCACCATCATCATCAATGACGCTCTTGTGGTTATCCGACAAGGGCTGATCGACGCCCAAAGCCGCCTTGAAGACACCCTGCTGCTTGTGGAAGGCAAGCTTTACGGCGGCAGCATCAAGGGCGAAACCATCCTTGGCGGCGACACGAGCACACCCTACTCCATACGCCTGCGGGCGCGCGACGTGAATGGCGAAAACCTGGGCAAAGACCTCAAGGTCATGCCCGTGGGCGGCGGCCGCCTGCGCGCCGATGTGGACATCATGAGCCAGGGGCGCGAACTGGACGTCTTTTTGAGCAAGTTGCGCGGCAGCGTCACCGCAAGGGCGGAGAACGGCTTTCTGCGCGCGCCGCCGCGTATCAGCGGCGGCAAAAAAACCACGTTCGCCTTTGCCTCCCTGGACATTGGCCTCAAGGTACGCACGGCGGCCTGGGACGGCCAGAAGCTCGGCCTTGAGGGGCAATGGAACGCGGCAATGGCCGCCGCCGGGCTGGACATGGCGACCGACATCAACGGCAGGCTGTGGTTCAGCGGCGACGGGGCCGATGGCGGACAGATGGATTTCACCAATCTGCCCGGCTCGCTTTCGCTGCGCATGGACGCGGAGCGCTCTTTCAATCCCGAAGGAGTGCACGTTCAGGCCTCGGGCCGCTTCAGCGGCCAGTCGGCCCGCAATGAATTTTCGGTATCCGAGGGGCATTTCACCGCGCTGGGCGTGGAGGCCCACGGCCAGGCCAGCTTTACCGCCGCCCCGGAGGGGATTTCGTGGCAGGGCAAGGTATCGGCGTACAGCCCCGACATGGCCCGCACCCTGCGCCTGGCGGGCCTTGGCAAGATTACCATGCCCAAGGGCTTCAGCAGCATCGAAATGGACACCCGCTTCAGGGGCGACCCCAATTCCCTTTCTTTGCGCGAAATCCGGGCCAAACTGGATCAGAGCGCCGTCACCGGCACACTGAACCTTGACTGGCGCGACCAGGTCAGCCTCAATTTCAAGCTCACCGCCGACCAGTTTGACCTTGACCGCTACATGAAGGCCAATGAGGGAAAATCCGGCGAGTCAGAGGGCAAACCGTGGGATTTCCGCTTTATGCGCAGCTTCAGCGCTTCCGGCGAATTTGGCGTCAACAAGCTCACAGCCATGCGCTTCACGGTGCAAAACCTGCGCTCCAAGTACAAACTTGAAAACGGCAAGCTCACGTCCGACTCCATTACCGGCCAGTTTTACGGCGCGCCCATCGTCAGCAGGGTCTCCATCAACTTCACGAGGGGCCTCAGCTTCGCCAATACCCTCACCATCAACGACTTTGATCTGACGGACGCCAGCAATGCCAGGGGCGGCGCAGCCGCACTCAGCGGCAGGGGCTCCATCCACTCGGAGGTGCATGCCAACCTCACCGGGCCGGATCAGTTGCCCGCCCTGCTCAACGGCAAATGGCGCGTCGAGGTGCTCAACGGCTCCTACCAGCAGAGAACGCCGGAGGGCAAGCTCAAGGGCAAGCCCACGATGATTACCGCTTCGGGCGCGTCCGGGAGCATTACCAATGGCGTGGCGCGCAGTAGTGATTTTTATCTCAAGGGGCCGGGGCTGCAGGTTGGCGGCGGCGGCTGGATCAACTTCAACAGCGAGACCCTGGACTGCAATTTCAACGTCAGCATGAAGAACGTTCCTGACTTTCCGCTGCGCCTTTACGGCGGCCTGAGCAACACCAAAACCTCCATTGGCGCGGGCACGTTTATCCTGAACACCCTTGGCGACATTACCAAGGGATTTGTGGATGTGCTCGGCGGTATTGTCGAAGGCACATGGAAACTCTTTCGCTGATAAATTAGCTGGTTCGGGTACAGAGCCTCAACGCCCTGTCGACTATTCTTCCTGTCTCCCGTTGACAGAAGCGGCCTTAGGGGCTAGGTTCATTGCGTGTTCTTTTTTGCACAACCAAAATTGCGGTTCCGCCAAGGAGAGTAACGGTGAATATTCTGATTTTCGGACCCAACGGCAGCGGCAAAGGCACCCAGGGCGACCTCATCAAGCAGAAGTATAACCTCGCCCACATCGAATCCGGCGCCATATTCCGTGAACACATCGGCGGCGGTACTGAACTGGGTAAAAAAGCCAAGGCCTATATTGACCGTGGCGACCTTGTGCCTGACGACATCACCATTCCCATGGTGCTTGAAACCCTGAAGACCAAGGGGCAGCACGGCTGGCTGCTGGACGGCTTCCCGCGCAACATGGTGCAGGCCGAAAAACTGTGGGACGCCCTCAAGAAAGAAGGCATCCGTCTGGATTACGTGGTGGAAATCCTGCTGCCGCGCGAAGTCGCCAAAAACCGCATCATGGGCCGCCGTCTGTGCAAGAACAACAACAACCACCCCAACAACATTTTCATTGAGGCCATCAAACCCAATGGCGACGTGTGCCGCGTCTGTGGCGGCGCTCTCTCCAGCCGCTCCGACGACCAGGACGAGGCCGCCATCAACAAGCGCCACGACATTTACTACAACACCACTGACGGCACCCTGGCCGCCGCGTATTTCTTCAAGGATCTTGCCGCTCAGGGCAAGACCAAATACATTGAACTGAACGGTGAAGGCAGCATCGAGTCCATCAAGGAAACCCTGTTGTCCAAACTGGCCTAAAGCCAGCGGGGGTCTTTTATCGCAGTCCGGGCCGCAATGGATGCGTTTCGGCAGTGCGGATGAGTTTCGGGCAGCGCGGTTGCCGCAGCCACCCAAACCCTGACCGCTCTTATGAATAAAAGACCATATTCCCGTTGACGCCCAACCCGTTCCCACAGGAAACACCGGCCGCAACGCCGGGAAAGGGGCTCCAGCCGCAAGGCAGGAGCCCCTTTTTGCGTGGGCCGCACAAATTCACCATACAAATGCACCAGTAGAGCATTTAACACTTGAAATGCTCGCGTACGGCAGGCAAAAGCCCGGTACTCACATTTCGCAGCAAGGATTTATCTGAAAATACTTGCAGGGCAATTAACTTTTTTCATTCGTAACCTGCTCTGGCAAGCCAGAGCAAATTAATTTTGAAATGCTTTACATTTCAAAGTGTTCTTTGGGCCGAAGAATGCGGTTTTAGGCAGAATCCACGTACATTACGGCGCACTACGCTCTCGTACAAAAGTTTTAGGGGGTGGGGGCGTGGGGGAGGAGACCCTTTTCCAAAAGGGTCCCTCCCCCACAAAGCATTTCAAAGCGCCAGCGCTCTCATCGTTGATGCGCTTTTAAACCGTCCGGGACGGACGCACACGGCGCGCTTGCCCCCAAGCCCAAGCTGCGCTACTACTCGGCCATGAGCAATTCACAAAACACCAATGGCTTTGCCAAAAGCGCGTCCATGCTGCTGGACGACGTGCTCGGTCTGCCCGACGCGGTGCAGGCCGACAGCACTGTGGATGTGGCCTTTGTCCGCCCTGAGGCCCGTCAGCTTTACGCCCAGGACGGCGACGATTTTTTTGCCCCTGCCACCAGCAGTTCCGCGGGCTTTGACCTGCGCGCCTGCCTCACTGGCGACAAGGGCGCAGAGGCAGTTATCGCCCCTGGCCAGCGCCTCAAGATCGGCACGGGCATTGCCGTGCAGCCCCGCGCAGCGGGCATTGCTGGCTTTGTTTACTCCCGCAGCGGCCTTGGCGCGCGCGACGGCCTGACCGTGGCCCAGGGCGTGGGCGTCATCGATCCCGACTATACGGGGGAAATCCTGGTGGTTCTACTGAACACCTCCGGGCAGGAACGCCGCATCGCCAATGGCGAACGCATTGCCCAACTCATCTTTCAGCCCTTTATGCGGCCACGCTGGCGCGAAGTGCAGGAGCTGGCTCCCACCGAGCGCGGTTCCGGCGGCTTCGGCCACACAGGGCGCTGATCACGCGGTGCCGAAACACCGGCACATCACCTCAACACCATAGGTTCATCGAGAAAAGGAGTCCGTCCATGTCACAAGCCTTTGCTGCCGTCAAAGCCGGGGAAGAAAGCCTGCTCTGCCGTTCTTACAGCCGTTATCCCGTGGCTGTGGTCCGAGGCAAAGGCGCGCGACTGTGGGATGTTGACGGCAAAGAATATGTGGACCTGCTGGCTGGCATCGCCGTTACCGCGCTTGGGCACTGCAACGACGAAGTCAACGCGGCCCTGACCGCCCAGGCTGAAAAACTCTGGCACGTGAGCAATCTTTTTTACCAGAACGAACAGCTTGAACTGGCCCGCCTGCTGCTGTCCACAAGCCACCACAACAAGGCTTTTTTCTGCAACTCCGGCGCAGAGGCCAACGAAGCGTGCATCAAGCTGGCCCGTCGCTACATGCGCAAGGTCAAACTGCGCGACGCCTATGAAATCATCACGCTTGACGGCTGCTTTCACGGGCGTACCCTCGGCGCTCTGGCCGCCACAGGGCGCGAAAGCCTCAGCGACGGCTTCACGCCGCTGCCCGAAGGATTCAAACAGGTTCCTGCCTGTGACCTTGAGGCCATGAAGGCGGCCATAACCCCCGCCACCGCCGCCGTAATGGTGGAAGTGGTGCAGGGCGAAGGCGGCGTGGTGCCGCTGTGCGGCGACTATCTGCGCCAGCTCGAAGCATTGTGCCGTGAGCGGGATGTTCTCTTCATGTGCGACGAAGTGCAGGATGGACTGTGCCGCACGGGCAAATTCTGGGCTTTCCAGAATTATGGGCTGACGCCCGACGCCATCAGCGTCGCCAAATCCCTGGCCAACGGTCTGCCCATGGGGGCCATGCTGGCTACCGATGCCGTGGCCTGCGGCTTTGAAGCCGGCAGCCATGCCACCACCTTTGGCGGCGGCGCGCTGGTTTCGGGCGTGGCAACCAAGGTTGTGGAAATACTGCTGCGCGACAAGCTGGCTGAAAATGCCGCCAATCTTGGCGCGCATGTAAAGCGTGAGATGGCCGCCATGCAGGATCGCCTGCCCGGAAAAATCAAGGAAGTACGCGGCATGGGCCTCATGATCGGCATCGAGCTCGCCGTGGACGGCAAAGCGGTGTGGGAAGAACTGCTGCGCCGGGGCTACATCTGCAACCTGAGCCACGGCGTGACCCTGCGCCTTCTGCCCGCCCTGAATATCGACAAGGCTGACCTTGATTCCTTCATGCATACCCTTGAAGAGATTCTCGGCGGCCGCACCGCCTGAAAAAGCTCTTTCAGGGGCTTTACAGAAAAATAATTGTGGACTAAATAGTCTGCGTAGAAAATCGATGACGATTGGTACGGCAACCCCGCTCCGGCGGGGTTGCCGCTTACTTTGACAAGGAGACGCCATGGACGTTTTTGATCAAGCTACAGAACTGGAGCGCCTGGACAGGGAATCCGCTCTCATGCGGGCCCGTGCCGCCATTGATCGCGGTGGGCCGGAAATGATTGACGGCGTAGCCTGTTGCCGTGATTGCGGCGAACCCATCCCCCTGAAACGCCTTGAGGCCCTTCCCGGCGTTGGCCTGTGCCGCGCCTGCCAGGAAGAACGCGAAAGCGGCGACTAGCCGCCCCCTCCCCGACATTTGCCACAGGGCCTGCCCGGTCCCGTTGCCCTTTTTTTCGGCTGCCGCCTGGTCTTGGTGCTCGCCCTTTTTCCGGCGGCATAGGGGGATGTTCGGCTGCGTCTCATGCCGCGCCCCATGCCTGGCCTTGCTAGAGAAAGACCTTGTGGGGGAGGGACCCTTTTGCAAAAGGGTCCCCTCCCCCACGCCCCCACCCCCTAAAACTTTTATCCGGGGTTCGCACGACTACAGGAATGCCCTGTGTTTTGGCGGCTTCTCCACAACGCAAGAGCCCCGGCCAGTTGGCCGGGGCTCTTGCGTAACTTTTGGCAACAGGCTGCCTAGTTCCAGATAAAATGCAGCAGCCAGTAAGACACAAAGCCAACAGCGCCCGCCGCTGGCAGGGTCAGCACCCAGGCCGTGAGCAGACTTCCGGCCACGTTCCAGCGCACGGCCGAAAGCCGCTTGGTGGAACCCACGCCAAAGATGCAGGCCGTGATGGTGTGAGTGGTGCTCACAGGCGCGCCCATCATCGAGGCCCCGGTGATGACCAGAGATGCCGACGTTTCAGCGGCAAAACCGTGTACCGGCTCCAGCTTGAAAATACGGTGCCCCATGGTCTTCACGATTTTCCAGCCGCCCACAGCCGTGCCCGTGGCCATGGCTCCGGCGCAGGACAGCTTGACCCACAAAGGCACTTCAACCGCGTCGATCTTGCCGAAAATGAGCAGCGCCAGGGTAATGATGCCCATGGTTTTCTGCGCGTCGTTCAGGCCGTGACTGGTGGCCATAAAGGCTGCGGACACCAGCTGCAAGCGCCTGAAAGCCCCGTTGACTCTTCGCCTGGACATGCGCGAGCACGCCCAGTAAATGATCCACATGATCAGATAGCCCATAAAAAAACCCGCCAATGGCGAAGCCACCAGCGGGATAAGCACCTTGTCGATAATGCCCTTGCCGTTGAGCGCGTCAAATCCGGCGTCAGCCACAGCCGCGCCGATAAGCCCGCCGATGAGCGCGTGGGACGAGGACGAAGGGATGCCGAAGTACCAGGTTATGCAGTTCCAGACTATGGCCCCGACCAGGGCCGCCAGAACAAGCACATGGCTGCCCTCGACCACCTGCGGCAGGACTATGCCGCTGCCCAGGGTCTTGGCCACTTCCGTGCCCAGCAGCGCACCGGCCAGATTGAGCAAAGCGGCGGCTCCCACGGCAAAACGCGGCGTGACCACCTTGGTTGACACGACCGTTGCAATGGCGTTGGCGCAGTCATGCGCGCCATTGGTAAAGTCAAAGATAAGCGCCACCAGCACGATGAGCGCCAGCAGCACAGGGATATCAAACATTTTTCAGCACCGCTTCTTCAATGGTTTCCGCCAGGGCATTGACCTGCTCAAGCAGGATGCTCATGCGTTCATAGGCCTGGCTCCATTTAAGCGTCTGCATGATCTGGGGCACGGTGATTTCCTGCTGTTCGTCCAGCAGTTCCGCCAGGCCCACGGCCAGCAACATGTCGCACTCGCCCCGCAGATTGCGGAAGGCGCGTGTTTTGTGGCAGTCGCGCCTGTGGGTCAGCCCCTCAAGCATAAGACGGCTCATGTCCAGCATGGCGCTGATGGTGCGGGCCATCTGAAGCGCGGGGAAACGTATGCGCGTGAATTCAAAAATGTGCAGGCGGGTGCTCAGGCTGTGGAGGCAGTCCATGCACTCTTCCTGCTCCTGATTGATGCGCAGGATGTCTTCACGGTCGATGGGGGTAATGAAGGTCTGCGTCAGGTCGCGGATGATCTGGCTGTGCAGCACATCCGCCTCTTCTTCCAGAAAGGCGATTTCCTTATGGATATGATCCATATTGGACACATCGTCCAGCATTTCAACCAGCAGGCCCGCCATGCGCCGCAGAAGACTGTTCTGCTCTGCCAGCATGGCGAAAAACGGTGCGGATTTGGGCAACAGCGCTGGAAACATCCTTTCTCCTTGGGATCGGTACACGCACGCATGACCTCAATGCCACGCACCATACCGGTTGACGTTCCGGCGGTTGTCCGCTTCTGGGGGGACCGCCGTCTTTTGATTTGATATATGTATACTCACAGCGGGCACGTGCCAAGAGGGCACACCCGAAACAAATAAAAGTTTTAACCAGCGTTGCCTGATTAACATTATTTTAAGTATGTTACAGTCAATTTTTTTGAGTATTAAAAACTGTTTAAGCACTCAATACTTTTGCATCGCCCAGAGCAATTTCACTAGCGATGCTGTCCTGCCCGTAAGGCGGTCCGCCGACGGTTCAGGCAAGCCCTGTGGGCAACGGCTGCCGCGAAAATGGATATTCTCAAAGCGAAAATGCTCTAGCGTTCCGCCTGCGGCAGAACACCCTCAAACCACGCCCGCACAAGACGACTGAGCGCTTCGGGCAGAGGCCAGGGGGGATAGTCAACACATGCGGCTCCAGGCAGGCGCAGGCCGCCGTGGTGCAAAAAAAATCCGGGCAGATCCGTGGATGGTTCAGCGCCGCCGGAATCCTGCGGCAACGCGCCCACCCCATCCGCATACAGGGCATCGCCCCACAGCGCGTGTCCCAGTCCCGCTGCGTGCACCCGTATCTGATGGCGCGCGCCACGACGGATGCGGCAGGCAGCCAGGGTCAGCCCCTGCGGCGGCAGGGAGAGCGGGAGATCGGAAGCCCGGGGCGCTGCTGCCAGGGACGATTCTTCCGGCAAAAAATGACCGGACTCGTTTGCCGTGCCCGTTGCCGTGCCCCCGGCCATGCCGGAAGTCGGGCCTGCCGCAACGGGAGCGGCGCTGAAAAGCAGCCGCAATTCCTCGGCGTCCATTGTGTCGGGATGCCAGACATGCAGCGGCCAAAAATCCGTCCAACGGGTCTTGTCCGCCTGTGCGTCGCGCAAACGGCTTTTGCGGCGGCCGCTTACGCCCAGAGACTGCCGCGCCGTGATTGGCCCTGTAAGAACGCCTGTCAGCAAGGCCACATAGCGCTTTTCACAATGCCCTTTTGCTTCTGCAGCACGAAAGGCGGCAGCGGCGGCAGGCGTCAGGGCGGCGCAAAGCAGTCCTGACGTTCCAAAATCCAGCCGTTGCAGCAGCATGAGTTCCTGGCCCTGTGTCGCCCCGTGTACGGGTTGGCCGCAGCCATGGCGGACGCCGGGCATGACCGGAGGGCACGGCTGGCCTGAAGTCCGGCACGGGGAAGGCCCGTCCCAGGCTGCCGCCAGAGCGGGGGCGAGAGCCTCCACGCTTGCCTGTGTGCTGCCCGCCAGAGCGGCGCTGTGCATGTTGGCCGGTTTGCTGAAAAAACAATACTCGCCTTGCCTGTCGAGCATGCGCAGGCCAAGGCTGGCGGCCAGTGCGCAGAGGTCGTTGTGCTGGGCAACCGCACCAAGTGCTGGCGCAAGTTCCGACGCGGGCGCTGGGGCGGTCTGCGACGCCGACGCTGCGACGCCTTCTGTTGCCGCCCTTGAGGCGGCCTCCCCTGCGGGCGCTGGGGCGGGCGTCGGGATGGCCCCCGCTACGGACGCTGTGGCGGCCTGTGTCGCCGCGTCAAGCAGACAAATCACGTCTCCCTCGCGCATACGCCGTGACGCGGCGGCGGGACGGCCATTGACCAGCACAAGACCGCTTTCGATGCAGCGCTTGCGTCCGCGCACGCCCAGGTTGGGCAAAAGCGCCTCAAGCGCATGATCAAGCCGCTGGCCCGCCTGCTGCTCCACGCGCAATTCCCGCATGCGTCCATCCGTATCAGGGCTGTCGCAGTTCCGTTCAGGGCCATTCCGACCGCAAAATTGGGGTTTCACTCAGATCTCCGCGGCCTTGCCCGGCAAAAGATCAAGAAGGGCGCGGGCCGTCAGTTCCGGCTCGTGGTACTGGGGATTGTTCTCACACACGATATGCCGATCCACAATGTTGAGGCCCATGTCGCTGATGGATTTGCGCACCTCGTCGCCAAGGCCGCCCTCATACCGCCCGTGGCGGGAATCTATGAGCACATGGTGCAACAGGCGTTCGGTTGGCGCTTCCGGGGCGTCTTCCCGCAAATGGCGCAGGATCATGGCAGCCTGACCCGCCACGCTCAGCCCCAGCAGCTCGGCGTCACTGCCGGAATTGGGAATAAATATTTTGGGGCAGTCCGCTTCGGCCACGGTGCTTCCCACGCCCTGGGGCAGCAGGTTGGCCAGCACGCTGGTGTAAAAACTGCCCATGGGATAGCAGATGGCCCCGGCCGAACTCAGATAGACGCCTGCCGCAGGCGCAAGCGGCGGACGGCACGGCGTTGCGGGCAACTCCAGGCAATCCTGCTCGTTGAGCCGTTCGGGCTCGTGCACGGTAAGAAACAGCCGCCGCACGGGCCGGGGCAGCGTGCGAAAGAGGTGCTGCCCCACGAGTACCGAGCCGTCGTCCAATTCAGCCGCCAGGTGCAGGCTTTCCCTGACAATGGGGCGTACCACGCCCCGCGTTTGCAGCAGACGGCTGAAAAATGCCAACACAGGGTCAAAATTGCGCTTGTAGTGCAGATAGCCCCCGGCCAGCAGCAAATTGCCGAAGCAGGCGCGATAGGGATCAAAATCGCCGGGCATGCGGGAGAGAAAAAAATTCAGGTGCAGCCGCAGGGCGTCGGCAAAAACGCCGGGCATGCTTTTCCAGACCCGGTGCCCTGCCCTGCCCATGCCCACAAGCTGCCGTCTGAGAAAATCCGCCGGGGCTTTTTTGCCTGCGCAGGAAGGTACTGCGCCCATGATGGACGCTACGTTTTCCGGCAGATCTTCACCTTCGGCCGGGAGGCGACAGGCGCAGAAATCCAGCACAGCGGCAGGCACGACGGCGCTGTCGGCCAGGGCCAGCAGACGGTTGCGGATATCGCCCACTGCGGGCATGGCGAATGCCCGGCGCAAAACCGCCGAACTGCCGCCGGAATCAAAGGTGGTGATCAGATGGACGGAATTGTGCGTATGGCGGGTCAGCTCCCGGCTGAGACTGCGCAGGGCCGTGCCGCCAGTAAAAAACGTCAGACGCGGCCCCAGGGCCGGAAAAGCCGTCAGCGTCGGAGCGCCGTTCACGCACCGCCCCCGCTGGCCCCCACAGGCCAGGTTGCGGGCCGCGTGGTGGGGATGAGCCCCAACTCGCACATGCGCATGAAAATGAGCCTGCCGATCCAGGCGTCGGTGGCGGCATAGGCGATTTGCTTGGCGCTGAGTTCGGGCAGGCTCCAGTTGGAGCACTGGGAACC
This DNA window, taken from Desulfovibrio sp. 86, encodes the following:
- a CDS encoding adenylate kinase, producing MNILIFGPNGSGKGTQGDLIKQKYNLAHIESGAIFREHIGGGTELGKKAKAYIDRGDLVPDDITIPMVLETLKTKGQHGWLLDGFPRNMVQAEKLWDALKKEGIRLDYVVEILLPREVAKNRIMGRRLCKNNNNHPNNIFIEAIKPNGDVCRVCGGALSSRSDDQDEAAINKRHDIYYNTTDGTLAAAYFFKDLAAQGKTKYIELNGEGSIESIKETLLSKLA
- a CDS encoding AsmA-like C-terminal region-containing protein, with protein sequence MLLNARRLRLFARILLALLLLLSGLTAGAFYLLQRNPEALAGHFIEELRASTGLSISVDAVSVALLPVPALAVSNATVTGENWHFTTAYATLRPDFAALLQGRFEPRNVSLLRPRVEGTVPVALGPGMDLKGLLASGSGGAATLPGRCRLAVQQGELRILGADGSSLVIEGAQCDLEAKPGDNIQGTLSWAAATLAPADGQPMRLDSLYVDGKTSLVDPLGKSPRMACSGVLRLPDWLPELKFSFNLTPDIIPGKQGLTFAADLGGSISKDGASIPFKFAGGAAWRNADPQAVSLNKLQLTLGPDSVSFDGAVQLEGPIGPALGGSLHLHRASLTRWLGFARNLAPGLQLSLDELSEGLLVFDMDAAGLRVPHIEVTAAGARFTGSGGVADWHKPEVALDMTTENVNLGRAIPEAVGDMPEEPKFEYGPLTPMPGGPVIPGEIGVDYNIRLAAKKVDYGTIIINDALVVIRQGLIDAQSRLEDTLLLVEGKLYGGSIKGETILGGDTSTPYSIRLRARDVNGENLGKDLKVMPVGGGRLRADVDIMSQGRELDVFLSKLRGSVTARAENGFLRAPPRISGGKKTTFAFASLDIGLKVRTAAWDGQKLGLEGQWNAAMAAAGLDMATDINGRLWFSGDGADGGQMDFTNLPGSLSLRMDAERSFNPEGVHVQASGRFSGQSARNEFSVSEGHFTALGVEAHGQASFTAAPEGISWQGKVSAYSPDMARTLRLAGLGKITMPKGFSSIEMDTRFRGDPNSLSLREIRAKLDQSAVTGTLNLDWRDQVSLNFKLTADQFDLDRYMKANEGKSGESEGKPWDFRFMRSFSASGEFGVNKLTAMRFTVQNLRSKYKLENGKLTSDSITGQFYGAPIVSRVSINFTRGLSFANTLTINDFDLTDASNARGGAAALSGRGSIHSEVHANLTGPDQLPALLNGKWRVEVLNGSYQQRTPEGKLKGKPTMITASGASGSITNGVARSSDFYLKGPGLQVGGGGWINFNSETLDCNFNVSMKNVPDFPLRLYGGLSNTKTSIGAGTFILNTLGDITKGFVDVLGGIVEGTWKLFR
- a CDS encoding glycosyltransferase family protein; the protein is MQRILWLGSPFFGVELHAGGWQDVALHNVGGDRAFGWEDLVRLAGFVPDVLVVGDNSRPPFVLGVEKFPCLTVYYSVDSHIHSWQPFYAQAFDACMVSLRDDIPRFHGPFLAKDRVWWSPPFAWAQDQPDPDVQSVWDCLFVGTVSENTPLRSEFLRALGSQLPGLHVETGSYRRLFPQGRVLLNHCERGDLNFRTFEALGCGGCLVTPRVGHGFAQLFVDGEHLVGYAPNDVGDALFRIKFLLEHPDVAAHIRATGLAEVNARHRAAHRAQAFTDNICDLWTCGHQELVASRIARSDAVLEQCLKLLYLHWAEECVCPDARRAYLAAAKGRYGLAGPEA
- the dut gene encoding dUTP diphosphatase, translating into MLLDDVLGLPDAVQADSTVDVAFVRPEARQLYAQDGDDFFAPATSSSAGFDLRACLTGDKGAEAVIAPGQRLKIGTGIAVQPRAAGIAGFVYSRSGLGARDGLTVAQGVGVIDPDYTGEILVVLLNTSGQERRIANGERIAQLIFQPFMRPRWREVQELAPTERGSGGFGHTGR